The genomic stretch TGGAATTAAAAAGGCATGCCCAAATGTCTTCAAGTATTCTGTGCACAAgtactgcatgtggcatatcatgcagaAAATGCCTGAGAAGGTGGGAAGGGCAATCTGCAATGACACGGAATTTATGATCGACATAAATGCCGTTGTTTGGGATGTCGACCTCGAACCAGAAGAATTTGAACAAAACTGGAAAACTGTTATTGAAGCCCATGGTATGCAAAGCAACCAGTGGTTGAAGTATGTATTTGCAATAAGACAAAAGTGGACACCGGCTAACTTTCGGGATCTGGCTCTAGGTTGTTTGCTGCGGACAACCCAGAGATCCGAAAGTTCAAACAGCTATTTCAAGCGGTTTGAAAGCCACTTTGGAACCCTCGTCGAGTTCTAGATGAGGTACAATTCCGCAATCGAACAACAAAGGCATTCACAAAGGAGGTTGGACACTGCCAACGAGCATAGTATGCTCGAGAAAGTAGGGCCGATGAAGGTAGAGATGCATGACTCACTTGTCTACACACATCCTATATTTGCAGACTTTCAGAACGAAGTCAAACATGCGATATGCAGCATGGGGGTCGGGGATTTATCAACAGTAGGGACAATGGAGTACCATGACGTTCGTGATGGACAGAAGCACGGAGACTTCCGAGTGGAATTTAACACCAAAACTAACGAGAGCAAATGTGCATGTAAGCTGTTTGAGAGGCATGACATTGTCTGTCGGCATATACTGtgggtgtggaatggtaggcAGGTATACAGGATACCTGAGCCTTATGTCCTTGCTCGATGGGCAAAAAAATCCTACAGGCCAATTGTCCGTGATGAAAATGGAAAGGTGATAGAAGACATTGATGAAGCTGACATTAAGAAAGCCGAGATGTTAAAGGTTTGGTCTGAGATTTATGCAACTGTCGGCGTGATGGACAGTTATGCTACGGTTAAACAGATGAAGCAACTGCAGAAACCCTGACACAGTTCAGGGAGAACATCACATGACCAATTGAATCGAAAACTAAAAACCAGGAAATCGAGGCTCTTCTTGGCATCAAAGCTTCAAATGATATTGACCTTCGACCGccaaacaaggccaagaataagTGTAGTGGTAAAAGATTGAGGCCGTCGAAAGAAAAGGCCAAGAGCAAGCCACAAAAGAGGAAGCGAAGATGCGGTAACTGCAAGAAGTGGGTGAACCACAACAGTAGAACTTGTAATCTTCCATTTGCTAAAAGTCCCCCttctgatgacgatgatgaagaagaatcagAAACTGAAGAGGTATTAATCAGAACTATTACTCTcctattattctaatgttatcctcttattctactgttattcccctattatttcggtgttactctgctattctgctgctgttgtgttattttactgctattctgctattaatgtgttgttatttttgaatagaaaatggatattcttcgtggaaatggatagtgtctgCAATATCAGCAGAGTAGCTGCTAAATTTGCTCTaattgttattctactgctattaatgttattctactgctattctgctattaatgtagctGCTAAATACTAAGCAAACATTGTAGGAATATGAATCAGATGCATGAACTAACAATGACAGAAGAGACGCAAAAGACAGCGGCTACGATGAAGACCTCGCATAAAAATGTCACagacttttactatttgtcattgtttgaaTTACATTTTATCCTAAAATGTTTcttctagataataaagtgagacctacattatatgagaattaatactagttactttaattttttttgttaatattatctgACTGTTTTTCCACAAACCACCCACAAAATAAAACTGCATTTACACACTACAATAATAGTTGAATAATAACAGattagtaatatttataaaaagcagttccacgtttcagtttttattaaaaacagttacctaacctaatctaatataattacaggaaaactgtttgtattccccaagcccttataaatactgctattgcgtgtaaaaaaaaacacacacacactgaATAAGTACAGAAATACTGTTTGTATTCCAGAAAAAACTCTGCATCTCCTCTacaaaaggtaatttcttatcttttttttttggtagcaggtaatttcttatctttctatacttTATTACAGAAAAACTGTTTCTATTCCCCAAACCCCTATAAATGCTGCTATTTCTagtaaaaaaacaaacacacacactgaaaaagtccattccaaaaaaaaactttatctcctctgcaaaaaggtaatttcttgTCTTTCTATTCTTTATTCTTTAATGTTTATTTTTCTTATCTGTCTACACTATACTCGATGCTGTAGAAAAGGTAGTTCTCTTTCTTCTGCTTTGGTAtccttttaatttggttgaaatattttaaacatctttttataatgcaaCAAGTTTCATACTTCCAATATTGCAGAATGAGTGACGTAACTGACGATAGCCAAAGGTCCCCAACAAGGAGGAAATTAATGAAGCGAAATGGAAGATAGAGTCCATTTCGATAGAGTTGATcgtgacaaggacaaatgtagAGACAACAGAAAACCGTGAAGAAGCCTTAATAAGAGAGGTCGACAATGTTAGGGCACAGTTGAAGGAAAAAAAAATAGGAACTACATAGAAGCCGACATGGACAATCAATTCATTGCTGGTGTGAATGCTTTGAAGAAATATTACATTGAAGTCTATCCTTCAATCTTTGCCGATTGGACACCAGTTCTGAAAGACATGGAACTTATGGAAGGATACAAAAATCTTTTTCAGGATGACTCGGTGGAAGTTGAGAGAACTGTCCAAGGACATGCGCACAGGCGTCAGAgaatagaataaagatataaaaatgTAACGATGATGGTCCAGGGCTGCTGctttaaaatatgtttaaaatatttattgcttTAAAAATAATGGCTTTAACATTTTAGAtcgttaatgtttattatgtaagtaCTATCTTTAAGTACTATTTACTACTATGTTTAAGTAATGTTGGAATAATAGAAGTCTTTGccagaataatagtgcaataacagcataataactgcTAGTTATGCataataatactgcaataacagcagaatagtggtagaataacagtggaataaaagcagtttaaaccactgcttttacacttgactaaatttacacttgaataaaaatgaatcgttttaacaaaataatgctggactaacagtggaataacagcagaataaactagtccttttgtggagtaatactgcaataacagcagaataaactacttgttatgcggaataatagtgcaataacagcagaataacggtgcaataagaatataatcacagttgagaaaaaacagccattgacagttgaatagaaagtgcatattcttcgtagaaattggatagtgtttgtaaaccttaattaaactagtggaataacagcagaataagtgtagactaatagtacaaaAACAGCAGAGTAGCTGCTTATGATGCGGAATAATactacaataacagcagaataatggtagaataacagttgaataaaagcagtctaaaccacttcttttacacttgactaaatttacacttaaataaaaatggatagtgtttgtagaaAACAAAGGTAATAAGAAAGCTTAATTAGACTAAAATAAGAGTCCAAAAACTGTAGACTAAttgtgcaataacagcagaacaACTGCTCATTATgctgaataatactgcaataacagtagaataacagtgggattagagtaaaaatgaatcgtgtttgaaaaaagtacaagtaatatgaaaactcaattaaattagagtacacactggaataacactagaataataggggaataacaacacaataaactAGTTATTATACCAAATAACAGTGCAATAACAGCACACTAATTGTTTAACAAACAGTTTACACTAACTTAGTTCGACTTTCCTGGATACACAACAGTCAAAGGTACTGCATTCACTACGATGCCTGATTCTTCACTAGCAGCAGATGATTGGGGTTTTCCTTCTTTCAACTTGTTCCTTGCTGACCCCAAACCCAATGTCTTTGGCCTTTGATTCTCACAAGCCATCACTTTATCAAGAACTACTTGCCTATAAATATTAATATCCGCCAAGATCAGGGAAGTCGACATTTCaacacagaagcttcgacgagcaATCTTGCTGTGAAGATTGGACTCAAACACGCTTCCACCATATTCGGCCATCGTGTACAGCAAGAAACACCCCGACTCAGAATTCAGCAgttccttctttttccatttaaaaGGAACATCAACGATTTCGAAATTGCGGCAATCTTGCGACTTCATAACATTATGACCCTCCATAAAAACATACATATAGTTTGCCACAATCTCGGCCAATCTTCTGTAATCAGCTAATTGGTTggcatcgtgagtcatgttgtccaaaatatcaatcgattcattcataaaattGATGCAGAAACAAGAGTAGTGATCATTGTACAGAATCGGCACAAACACAAGGTCCAAGTTCAGACGACATCTTCCATTGCAGGAATTGAAAAACAGGTTCCAGAATTTCAACAGCTTCTTACCCGGACCGTCAAGAGGGCTCAAGGAATCAATGTTCTCTAAGAGTGAATAAAGAGCATCCTCCTAAacagaaagcataaacaaccaaaaatagtgCACAAGTGTTAACTTTATATCAGTACTTGTGAGTCAATATGTAGGTAATAacgcaaaatagcaaaggaaaaaataaaataccatatgacgaagtccgaaaaacattgagcttggttctgaacgttcctcaaactccaacgaattcaaaagaatcGACCAAACATCGACTACTCTGGTTGACATCATAGCAGCTTCATCTACAATGGAAACAATATCCCCCCCTGTCCAAAAACACGCCGCcgtagaaaaaaaaaacatatgatAAGAACGTGGGATTACAGTggtataacagcagaataacagttaaataacagaacaataacagtagaataatagtggaataacagcggaataatagtggtataacagtagaataacaaaaGGGAATTAACAGTGGGATTACAGTGGActaacagcggaataatagtggtatgACTTTAGAATAACAGTTCAGTAACATCAGAATAACAAAAGGAATTAACAGTGGAATTACACTGGACTAACAACGGAATTATAGtggtataacagtagaataacagttcaataacatcagaataacaaAGGGACCTAACAGTGGAACTACTGATACTAGTTTGAcaaaataacagcataataacagcagattaacagcagaataatagtgGGAAATAAAAAGACTAACTGAACAGgaacaccacaatcaaagaaatgaaaatcgaCACATACTCTTCTTTCAAGTGAGCGTCTTCACGAAGAACAAAGTCCACCACTTGCTTCCGCAACTTCAGCATCTTAGAGAACTGTTTTTTGTTCTTCCGAAACAAATCCGACACCGCAACAAAACTACTGTCCTTTGGCCCGCAATCCATAGAGCAACCCAACCCATCGTCTGCCTTACCCCTTTTACGGCTACCCAAAGCCGACTTTGGACTCACGGTGCTATCCACACCCCTGCTTCCCACTTGACGGCTGGCAGTATGGGTGTTTGTAGAGAATTCAGTGCTATCATGTGATGAGGGAGAAGCGACGGGCTCGACAACAGGCTGCGTCGTCTTAACCTTCTTACCAACAGTTTTCACCCTGCCAGAACCACGACGTTTCTTACCGCTTTGAGAAACCCTCGCTTCCGTATCCTCAATACGCCGTTTCTCTTCAAGCacactcagggtttcctttcTCGTCTTGTTCAACTCCTCCAAACTTTTCAACACATCTTTCCTGGACTCGTTCATATCGACAAAGACCAACAAGGCAGCGATCTCAGCGCGGTAAAGGGCTCTTGAATCAGAATTACCCAAGTCACAATCAAAAACAGTTCCACGGtaaaagagcatgtgcaacatcgtatatacaccgcagtccaaattttcaatcgcagcggtttgccaggtaaaagggacgttaacaattttataatctttaacctccccGCCTCGGGCAACTCCTTTTTTGACCAGGAAATTAGACATCAAGCTCACCTTCAAATAAgcaaggaaaaagaaaacataattattaacaatacttaaacaaactaggctaaacaccaagagaaaattaggcacaataaatgacttacatcagtttgacaatacaccaaacgtacacacggctgttgatcatcagcaaacatcacctcttgaaatacattatcaagatattcaaccctcttCGCATTGAAGTTGATGCACAAACAGCTGAAGTGCTCATACAAAAGAATTGGGATGAAAATCTGggaaaatatttggccaaaaaaattgttactaattaAGTGGTTTTTTAAAAAAGCAGAAACAGAGCAGAATAACAACAGAGTAACagtagaataatagtagaatacacACAAGTACAGAAACATACCATATCAGAATTAAGATCACAATCTCTCTTGTTGTTATTTACAAAAACAGTAAATGACAATATGACTTCCGCACATAAATCACTCTAAGCCTTCTCATGTTTCGACGGCATACAAATTCGCCCCAATAGACTCTAAACAAAAAGTGGAGAAAACAGTTGAAACGTGAtgcaaaatgaaaaataaagtaaaagacacgataagatagaataactaaccgttgcacccatcccaaagaaaagtcgacttggacttcctcttatacaagtatcattAAGAAAGAGGCACCACCAGTCCACAACACCAAGCATTATCATTGTATCTGGAACCATAGATTCCATATCCTCTCGAT from Silene latifolia isolate original U9 population chromosome 2, ASM4854445v1, whole genome shotgun sequence encodes the following:
- the LOC141640978 gene encoding protein FAR1-RELATED SEQUENCE 12-like — its product is MRYNSAIEQQRHSQRRLDTANEHSMLEKVGPMKVEMHDSLVYTHPIFADFQNEVKHAICSMGVGDLSTVGTMEYHDVRDGQKHGDFRVEFNTKTNESKCACKLFERHDIVCRHILWVWNGRQVYRIPEPYVLARWAKKSYRPIVRDENGKVIEDIDEADIKKAEMLKVWSEIYATVGVMDSYATEIEALLGIKASNDIDLRPPNKAKNKCSGKRLRPSKEKAKSKPQKRKRRCGNCKKWVNHNSRTCNLPFAKSPPSDDDDEEESETEELLNTKQTL